One Coprobacter fastidiosus genomic window, GGAGTAAGATACATCAGGACAAAAGGATTTCTCGGAAATTTCAAAAAGGCACAAGAAATTGCATCCGGAAAATATGTGATGTTATTTCATGATGACGATATTTTGCATCCTTTATATTTAGAACTGGCTTTGCAAGTCTTGAATGAAAAAGATGATATATCTCTTATTACAACACGTTATACAGAATTTTTTGATGATGATTTTCCCGGAATGCCGGAATCGATAGTTCCTGATTATTATTATTTTGAAAAACAAAAAGACTTTGCTTCGCATATGTATTTTTTAGAACGTATTGCGTATGCGACAGCATTATATCGGACTGTCGATTTTAAGAAAACTGCTATCGAGTATGAGAAGTTCAACAAATTCAATGATTGGCCTTTCTTGGTAAAAATGTCTGGTTACGGGAATACGGTACTTTTTGATGACCCTTCATTATTTTATATTCGCAGACATAAGGGACAAGACACTTGGACTTCTACTAACACGCCATCAGTGCAACAGATTATAAATTGGGATAAATTCTTTTATAATAAAGTTGGGGCATGGAATGTATTCTCTAAAGTCCATTATATATTTGCATGTTGGTTCACCCATTTTCTATTTGGAAAGTATGATTCTTTTTTGTCTCCTCAAGATCGGGAGCGATACAGTAAAGAAGAGCTTTTGAAATTGGCAAGGAAAAGAGGAATAAATACATGGGGTTCTTGTATATATTGCAAATATCGTTGTAAGAATAAGACGCAGTGTAAGCGACAAGATTTTATTCGTCAGTTAATTTTAAAAGGAAAGACGAAATTAGAAGCTTGAAGGTTCTTTATCTATCTTTTGATTTGTTTTTATAAAGAAAAAAGTTTAGTTTTTTCTTTTAATAATGCAGATTCTTTATAGAGATAGCGAGTTATACTTTCGTTACTCCAATAATTTTTATCAGACATAATGTACATGTATGTTGAAGTAACATTTGGGGGGTGCTCTAAAAGCTTATCTAAATTTTATTCGGGTAGAATTTGAGAGACACAAAAAAATCAGTTCCCCTTTTTAGAGAGGAACTGTATCGGTACCGCCAACAAGTTATAGTACGGAAAAAAGTAAAAAATAACCTGGTAATATTTTTTATTGGAAAATCCGAACAGGCTTTTTATACTTGCAAATATATATTTAAAATCTGAAACCTTGTTCCTTGATTATCTTCAAGAACACCTCTGAAAAATATTCATTATCTTCCTTTTTATAACGTACGTCAGTAAATACCTGAGCTAAAGTTTTTTTGTTATTTTCTTTGATGAATTTCAAGTTTGCGGCAAGATTTTCTTTATCTCGGTATAAACGATCTATATCTTCACGAGTATAATCTTTATATTTTTCTTGATGTATAATTGCTTCTAAAGGAAGGCGTTCTACCTGTTCTGGGATTTCGGATGGATAACCGACAGTAATTGTTGTTACCGGAATTACATACTTGGGCAACTGTAACGTTTCTATAATTTGCGGTGCATTGTATGTTGTTGTTCCGAGATAACATATTCCTAATCCGGCGAGTTCTGCGACTGTACAAAATTGTTGGGCAAAGATGAGGGCATCGATTGCCGCTGTAAAAAATGATTGGAAGTTGTCGTAACCTTGTTGAGCATCTCGCCAATCACACCATTTGATGAAACGGTTAAAATCAGCACAAAACGTAAGAACTACGGGGGCAGATGTGACAGTCGGCTGATTGAAGTGAGCCGGGGCTAATTTTTCTTTCATTTCTTTGTCTCGAGTAATAATTACGCTATATAATTGCATATTACCCGTTGTTGAGACCCGACATGCCGTCTCTATAAGCTCGTTCAATAACTTTTCGGGAATATCTTCTCCGGTATATTTACGGATAGTACGTCTTTGTTTTAATTCTTCAAATAACATAGGCAGTCTTTTTTTACAAAAATACAAAATAAAATCAGGAGAATATTCTTTTCTTGTTAGTAGCTTGACATTTTGCGCAAATATTTTTATTACTTATTCCTTTTTTTTGTAAGAATTTGTCTGGAGTTGGTAGAAATACTCGTATTAATAAAATAAAAATAGGATAATTTGTCGGATAAGCCTGTATTTGTATCGTGTTTTTTATCTTTTTGAGATTCAATTTCTATTTTGGAAAACTTTTGTTGATTCTTGAATTTTTAATAATCTGATTATTAGTTTATTATTTTATTAAAATGGAAAACTTTGATATTGTTGATAAATAATTAGTTTTTTATTTGTGTAAACAAAATGTTTTCTATAAACTTGTAATCTCAAATTTTTCTACAAAAATCAATACTGGAAATTTATTCTAAAAACACAAAACCTACTTAAACTAAAGAACAGTGGAACCTAAAAACTACACTTATGATGAAGCATTCGAAGCTTCATTAAAGTATTTTAAGGGTGATGAGCTTGCAGCCCGAGTATGGGTGAACAAATATGCCCTTAAAGATTCTTATGGAAATATTTATGAGAAGAATCCGGATGAAATGCATTTTCGTTTGGCAAGTGAAATTGCGAGAATCGAAAAAAAATATCCTAATCCTCTTACAGAAGAGCAGTTGATGGGCCTTTTTAGAGATTTTCGTTATATTGTTCCTCAAGGAAGTCCGATGAGTGGTATCGGAAATAACTTTCAAATAGGATCTTTGTCTAATTGTTTTGTTATCGGTATGGACGGTTCGGCCGATTCATACGGCGGTATTATAAAAATAGATGAGGAGCAAGTACAGTTGATGAAGAGGCGGGGTGGAGTAGGACACGATCTGTCTCATATTCGCCCTAAAGGTTCGCCTGTAAAAAATTCAGCTTTGACCTCTACCGGTTTAGTTCCGTTTATGGAACGTTATTCCAACTCTACCCGTGAAGTCGCTCAAGACGGACGTCGTGGAGCTTTAATGTTGAGTGTTTCTATTAAACACCCTGATTCGGAGGCTTTTATCGATGCAAAGATGACAGAAGGTAAGGTAACAGGGGCAAATGTCTCTGTAAAAATCAGCGATGATTTTATGAAAGCTGCTATTGCCGGAGAGCCTTTTGTTCAGCAATATCCGATTGAAGGAGAAAATCCCAAAGTTACAAAAGAAGTCGATGCTCAGGTTATTTGGAAAAAGATAGTACATAATGCGTGGAAGTCGGCAGAACCGGGAGTCCTCTTTTGGGATACTATTACTCGGGAATCTGTACCCGATTGCTATGCTGATCTGGGATTCAAAACAGTTTCTACCAATCCTTGCGGAGAGATACCTTTGTGCCCTTATGACAGTTGTCGTTTATTAGCCGTCAATCTATATTCATACGTTGTAAATCCGTTTACAGATAAAGCATATTTCGATTTTGACCTGTTCAAACAACATATTATGCTGGCTCAGCGTATTATGGATGATATTATCGATCTTGAAATGGAAAAAATCGATAAAATATTGGATAAGGTTAAGTCTGATCCCGAGTCGGATGAAGTGAAGCAGACAGAATTACATCTTTGGGAAAAGATACGGTCAAAGACTTTGAAAGGACGTCGTACCGGAGTCGGAACGACAGCCGAAGGAGATATGCTGGCTGCTCTCGGATTGCAGTATGGGACAGAAAAAGCGACGGAATTTTCGGAACAAGTCCATAAGACATTGGCTTTGGCGGCATATCGCTCTTCTGTGCAGATGGCGAAAGAAAGAGGAGCTTTTGAAATATTCGATGCTAAGAGAGAAGAGAAGAACCCGTTTATTCTGCGTTTAAAGGATGCCGATCCTGAGCTTTACTCTGATATGGTGAAGTACGGACGTAGAAATATTGCTTGTTTGACGATTGCTCCGACAGGTACGACGAGCCTTATGACGCAGACTACCTCCGGTATTGAGCCGGTGTTTATGCCTGTGTATCGTCGCCGTCGGAAAGTAAATCCGAATGACCCTGAAGTTCGTATCGATTTTGTCGATGAATCAGGAGATGCGTATGAAGAGTATGTCGTATTCCATCATAAGTTTATAACATGGATGCAGACCAATGGTTATGAAGTGCGATCGAATTATACACAGGAAGAAATAGACGAATTAGTATCCAAATCACCTTATTATAAGGCTACATCGAATGATGTCGATTGGTTGCAGAAAGTGAGAATGCAAGGTCGTGTTCAAAAATGGGTAGATCATTCGATCAGTGTAACGATCAATCTACCGTCAGATGTAACAGAGGAATTGGTGGGACAGTTGTATGTTGAAGCTTGGAAGAGCGGCTGTAAAGGTTGTACCGTTTATAGAGATGGTTCTCGGGCAGGAGTGCTTCTCGCAACCAAAAAGGAGGAGAAAAAAGCACCGGTACATCTTGATCCTAAACGTCCTATAGAGTTGGATGCCGATGTAGTCCGTTTTCAGAATAATAAAGATAAATGGATTGCTTTTATTGGTTTGAAAGACGGGAATCCTTATGAAATTTTTACAGGTTTGGCGGATGATGAAGAGGGAATCTTACTTCCGAAAAATATTACGAAAGGAAAGATAATTAAAGCTATCGATGAAGAAGGCAATAAACGTTATGATTTCCAATATCGAAATAAGAGAGGATATAAAACGACCATTGAAGGTTTATCCGATAAGTTTAATCCTGAATATTGGAATTATGCCAAATTGATTTCGGGAGTCTTGCGTTACGGTATGCCTATAGATCAGGTTTTGAAGCTCGTTTCTACTCTTGAATTGGATAGTCAGTCTATCAATACGTGGAAAAACGGGGTAGAAAGAGCTTTGAAAAAATATTTACCGAACGGAACAAAAGCCAGCGGACAAACGTGTCCGAATTGTGGTCAGGAAACTCTCATTTATCAGGAGGGCTGTTTAATTTGTACTTCGTGCGGTACATCTAAATGCGGATAAATCGGTCGATTATTGTATAAAAAGATATTCTATAGATAAAAAAGACGAACACATGTTCGTCTTTTTTTGTTTGAACTTATAAGCCTGTTTTAAATCTTTTGAAAATTGTACTATTTCATTTCGGATAAAAATTTAAACAGGCATTTAACTATATTTGAAAGAAAGAATTTTATTTTTGGGCTGAGATATAATTATCGGTTTTGAATAAATTCGTAACTTCATAACGAGCTAATGATTAAAATGAATAGCTATGAAAATAGTATTTAAAATAGAATATCGTACCCGTTGGGGACAAGAACTTTATGTGACAGGCAGTCATTCTTCTCTTGGTAATTTTGAGGAGGAGAAAGCTGTACCGATGCGGTATGAAGGAGATGGGATATGGTCTTTAACACTGAATTTGCAAAGCGCATCTTCCGGATTTGATTATCATTATTTAGTGAAAGAATATGGGCAGTCTTATGATAAAGAATGGGGCGAGCCTCGTACTTTTATACCATCAGAATTAAATCATACTTATTATTTATATGATGTTTGGCAGAATATGCCTGCCGACAGTTCGTTTTATTCTTCTGCGTTTAATAAAGTAATTTTGGCACGTCATCGGACAGGTTCAGATGTTTTGCCTTCTTATTCAACTGCCGTGACGTTACAGATATATGCACCCTCTATTCGTCCGGATGAAGTTGTGGCTTTGACCGGGACAATGATGTCTGAGGCATGGAGTATTAAGGATGCTATTATTATGGATGATACACGTTTCCCTTTGTGGGAGGCTGTATTGGATGCATCATCTTTGAAACATCCCGTAGAATATAAATTCTTGGTCATGAAGAAAGATTCCCGTAATGTCGTTGCATGGGAATCTGGGAATAACAGAGTTTTGGAGATTCCTCATTTGGGACCGGGTGAGAACATCGTTTTTTCCGGCTTTAAATGGAATCTTCCTTTACCGGATTGGAGAGGGGTAGGAGTCGCAATTCCGGTCTTTTCATTACGTTCAGAAGAAAGTTGGGGAATAGGAGAGTTCCTTGATTTGAAGAAGATGGTCGATTGGGCTGTACAGACAGGTCAGCGGTTTATTCAGGTTCTGCCGGTTAATGATACTACAATGACTCATACTTGGCTTGACTCGTATCCCTACAGGGCGAATTCTATTTTTGCTCTTCATCCGGCATATTTACGAGTAACGGCAATAGATCGGTTGAAAGACAATGATTCTATGGTTGCATATGAAAAACTTGCGGCAGAGTTGAATGTTTTACCGGAGATCGATTATGAGCGAGTAACTCTTATGAAATGGGAGTATTTAAAAGCCGTATTTTTGCAGTCAGGGAAAAAGACATTGAATTCATCTGGTTTTAAAGAGTTCTTTAAGGCTAACAGAGAATGGCTTGAGCCTTATGCTGCTTATTGCTGTTTGCGTGATATTTATGAAACTCCGGACTTTAGGAAATGGAAGATGTATTCGGTTTTCAACCCGGATGATATAGCCGAATTCTGTGCATGTGGGAATATTTATTATGATAAAGTCAGTTTTTATTATTTTGTTCAGTATCATCTACATATACAGCTTCTTGAAGTCAGGGATTATGCGCATGCAAAAGGCATAGTGCTTAAAGGCGATATTCCTATCGGGGTAAGTCGGGATAGTGTGGATGCGTGGTCTCATCCCGAATTGTTTTACATGGATTCGCAGGCTGGAGCTCCACCTGATGATTTCTCTGTAGAAGGCCAAAATTGGGGATTCCCGACATATAATTGGGATGAGATGGCTAAAGACGGTTATACTTGGTGGAAAGCCCGTTTTCGTAAAATGGCAGAATATTTCGATGCGTACCGCATAGATCATATATTGGGTTTTTTCAGAATCTGGGAAATTCCCGAAAGTGCCATACAAGGAGTATTGGGGCATTTTAATCCGGCTATTCCTTTTTCGATAGAAGAATTACAGTCTTATGGATTTTATTTTGAAGAACACCGACATGCACATCCGTATATTCGAGAATATATGTTACAAAGTCTGTTCGGCGAATATGCCGGAGAGGTAATACATGATTATCTGCTTGAATGCGGATATGGAATATATGCATTGAGTCTCGATTTCAATACGCAAAGGAAAATTGAAAACCATTTTTGTGGTAAAAGTGATGAGAAGAGTTTAAAAATAAAATCCGGACTTTTTGCATTAACAGATGAAATTTTGTTCGTAGAAGATCCTTACCAGAAAAGGAAGTACCATCCTTGTATCTCTGCCCGGCAAACATATAGTTATAAATCTTTGACTGATTATGAAAGATGGTGTTATGATCGGCTGTATGTTGACTTTTTTTACCATAGACAAGATGCTTTTTGGAAAAATGAAGCAATGAAGAAACTACCACCGTTGATATCTTCAACCGGGATGCTGGTGTGTGGTGAGGATCTGGGGATGATACCGCAATCTGTACCGGAAGTAATGAATGCGTTGCAGATTCTGTCACTCGAGATACAAAGAATGCCGAAAGATCCGGATAAAGAGTTTGGAGATGTTGCTAATTATCCGTACTTGTCGGTATGCACTACTTCTACGCATGATATGTCCGGAATCAGAGCATGGTGGGAGGAAGACAGAAGTAAGACCCAACGGTATTATAATTGTATTTTACAAGAACAAGGAGAAGCTCCTTATTACTGTGAACCGTGGATATGTGAAAAGATTCTTGCTATGCATATGCATTCGCCTTCTATGTTGGCTATCATTCCATTACAAGACTGGTTTTCGATTGATGGAAATATACGCCGTAATAATCCTGTGGAAGAGAGGATAAATGTTCCGGCTAATCCTCGCAATTATTGGCGTTATCGTATGCATATTACGATAGAAGATTTGTTGAAAAACTCCGATTTCAATGAACGGATATTCGAGCTGGTGAGATCCGGTGGGAGAGAATGATTTACAAAAGCAATCGGGTGGAATCAAATCCCACCCGATTACTTTGTTAAAGAGCAGTTTTATTCTTCTGTATATCTCACAACTGTTTGTTCACGGTCAGGACCTACCGAAACGATTTTGATCGGAACTTGCAGCTCCTCTTCTAAGAATGAGATATAAGCATTAAATTCTTCCGGAAATTCGTCTTCACTTTGCATTTTGGTCATATCGCATTTCCATCCCGGGAGCTCTACATATACCGGTTCGATAGAATCATCGATTTCAAAAGGAAACTCTTCTGTCTCTTTACCATCAATTTTATAAGCAACACAAGCTTTTATCGTTTCGAATGTGTCGAGCACATCGCTTTTCATCATGATGAGGTGTGTAACGCCGTCTATCATAATGGCATATTTCAAGGCAACGAGATCTATCCATCCGCAACGACGCTTACGTCCGGTTACAGCTCCGAACTCGTGCCCGATACTACACATCTTTTCACCTGTTTCATCGAATAACTCTGTGGGGAAAGGACCGCTTCCTACTCGAGTGCAATATGCCTTGAAAATACCGTAAACATTCCCGATTTTGTTAGGTGCTATACCGAGTCCCGTACAAGCACCGGCACAAATGGTATTTGAAGAAGTCACAAAAGGGTATGAACCGAAATCGACATCTAACAGAGTCCCTTGTGCTCCTTCTGCAAGAACCGATTTACCCTCTTTTAAAAATCCGTTTACGACGTGTTCGCTGTCGATGAGATTAAATTTTTTCAAATATTCCAGAGCCTCGAACCATTGTTTTTCGAGTTCTGTAATATCATATTGATAATTAAGTGATTTTAAAATAGATTCATGTCGGGCTTTGGCTTTGGCATACTTCTCCTCGAAGTTGTGTAACAAATCACCTACTCGCAATCCGTTGCGGCTTACTTTATCGGTATAGGTAGGGCCGATACCTTTACCTGTCGTTCCGATTTTAGAGTCGCCTTTAGCAGCTTCGTATGCTGCGTCTAATATACGATGAGTCGGGAGTATAAGATGTGCTTTCTTCGAAATGTATAATCTTTGTGTCAGGTCATGTCCGCTGGCTGCCAGAGCTTCGGCCTCCTGTTTGAAAAGAACAGGATCGAGAACAACTCCGTTACCGATTACATTTACTTTTCCTCCTTGAAAAATACCTGAAGGAATAGAGCGGAGTACATATTTTTGACCGTCGAACTCCAAAGTGTGTCCCGCATTTGGGCCTCCTTGGAAACGGGTGATAACGTCATACTTAGGGGTTAGCACATCGACTACTTTTCCTTTACCTTCGTCGCCCCATTGTAAACCTAATAGCACATCTACTTTCATACGTATATTCCTAATTTTATATAAACTTTCTTGTTCTTGAAAAAATAAGGGCTATTTACGAGATGCTTTTTTTCGTTCTGCCTGATTGCAACGGTTACATAGACCATATACATATAAGGCATAATATGAAGTTGTAAATTTCCCGAATTTTTTGTTTGCCAATACATTTAATAGCTCTTGATCTTTCACTTCCTGTACTTTCCCGCATTTTGTACAGATCAGGTGATGATGGCTGACCATATTATACGATTTTTCGTACTGGGCGGGATTGTAACCGAATTGATGTTTCCTTATCAGACCGGCATCGACAAGCAGGTCTACGGTATTGTAAATGGTTGCCCGGCTTACCCGATATTCGCTTTGAGACATAATGTCATAAAGCGAATCAACATCGAAGTGTTCGTTCGTCGAATATATCTTATCCAATATGGCATAGCGCTCAGGAGTTTTGCGATGACCTTTCGCTTCTAAATATTGAGTAAGTTTTTGTCTTACGATTTCTTTCGTTTTATCTTCCGGCATGGTGTCATTTGTAGGAAACAGGACAAAGATAATTAATTTTTATAACAAGAACAATGAAACATTAGTTCATTTATCTTGCGTCGGAAAAAGAGTGTCTTTGCAAAATTCATATTCCAGTAAGATCTCTTCTGCAAATCTTTTTTGTCTGTCATTTCCTGTTTCGGATATATGGCGAAATATGTCGGCTGTATGTTTTGCTGTTTGAAGATCTCTGTGCATCAGCCGTTTTATACAATTGAGTGTCGCTATTCGTATTGAGGAGATTTCCCGGTCGTCTTGGTTTAAGACTGAGGATATGAGATTTTCTTCTACTGTTTTGTCCGGATACCTGTTTTGCATCATTAGCCGGTTAAATAATTGGTATCCTGTATAGCGAAGAATATCTTTGTCCGATGTGACCCATTCGCTTGCTTTTTGTATTGCAAACGGGAGTTTGATAAATAAGTTCATGCAACAGATGTCTGCAATTTCAGGATAGGGAATCTCCTCAGCCCATTGTTGGGCTTTGTCCGGATTCATTTCATTTACCGGGTATAGCCATGTAGCTAACATTTTCGATTCTCTTATTTGTTCTTTCCAAAGATATTGGGCTAATTCTGCATTGGGGGTATATGATTCTGCGATATTGCGTATCAATGGAAGGGTGAGACCGAAATTAATCCGGTAGTCCATCCCTTTTTCTCGCATACTTGTAGAAACGATTCCGTTCATTGCCATTCTGAATCGTTTTTTTATTTCCCGTAAAGTTTCCTCCATAAAAGTTAAGATATAAAATAGGTTGTTTCAAAGGTACGTAGAATTTTTATTTTTACTCAATATAAAATATAAAAAACGGATAATCTCATAATTGAAATTATCCGTTTTCCATATTATTGTTTATGAGTTTCTAATCGTTATAAGTAGGTAGGGGAGAATAGTCTTTTGAGTACCGTAACATTTGTTCAGAATATCCTTCATCGTATGAGATTTTTACGTCTGTGATATTTCCGTTACTATCTTTTACGGGGGTATATACAGGATTAATGAATCCCTTATACGGAGCAATGTTCAATTTCTCGTAACGGGCTAATACTTCTTTATGAAGATCGGGGTCTACTTTTACGGCATAAGTTTCCACAAGATTCTTTCCGGCTTCATAATCTCCCGTAGATTTGATGCGTTGTATTTCTGCCAGCAATTCGCCCAATAATGTCCTCATTTTGTCGTAATCGTTTATAACGACAAATGTCTTTCCGTTTTTCTTTTTAAATTCTACAACTTTATCCTGAGCACCTTTTTCCAATACCCAAGCTGCGATCAATTGTCGATTACGCATGTGCGCTTCTTCGATGTTTTTACCGGGAGCGATACGGGTCAGTTGAGTCATAAGGCCGTTCATCATGTACTTATAGTATTCCGACTTATAAGCATCTGCTGTTGGCAGGAGTCCGAGAGATACTATTTTCGGATCGGCGATATAATAGAGGGCAAATAAGTCTGCTCGTGCTTCTTCGAGAGTAGAGGTATAGGCTTTTAATGCATCAGGATCTGTACCCGGGAGTAATTTCCCGGAAGCATGCCCGAGACATTCATGCAGGTCGGTATGCAAATTATCGGCTTGAAATCCGTATTTTTCTATCCAATTGCGTTCTGTATCGCTCCATACGAATTCTTCTGCAAAGCCATTTCCTTGTGCCGCTTTATCGTAAGCATCTGTAATATTTTCGATCGTTACAGATTTTGAACCGTGATCGTGACGTATCCAGTTAGAGTTCGGAAGATTGATTCCGATTGCAGTAGAAGGATAAGAGTCTCCTCCAAGAATAGCTGCGGTGATTACCTTTGCCGATACACCTTTCACGTTTTCTTTTTTAAACCGGTTATCTACCGGAGAGTTGCTTTCGAACCATTGAGCGTTGTTACTGATAATCTCGGTACGTCTCGAAGCTTCTTTATTTTTAAAGTTGACCAATGCTTCCCAACTGGCTTTCATGCCAAGAGGATCTCCGTAGGTTTCGGTAAATCCGTTTACAAAATCAATGTCAGAGTTCAGATCTCCGACCCAAAGAATTGCGTATTCGTCAAATTCTTTTAAATCACCGCTTTTATTGTAAGAAATCAGTTTTTCGATTACTGCTTTTTGCTGGTCGTTTTCTGCAACGGCAGCAGCTTTTTCAAGCCAATAAACGACTTTTTCCAGAGCCTCGGAGTAGCGACCTCCGACTTTATAAACTTGTTCTTGTATTTTTCCGTTCCGTTTAACCAGACGGCTGTTCAATCCGTATGAAATAGGAGTGGGGTCGGAGGGATCTTTCATATTATTATAAAAAGCTTCGGCTTCGGCCTGAGTGACTCCGTCATAATAATTTCCTGCCGAAGTTGCGACAAGATCTTCTCCTTCGGTTTGATTTACCCGTTTTGTCATAATTTTGGGATTAAACATTACCGGAGTGATGTCGTTTAGTAAATCTTTAATGCTTTCTCCTTTTTTTAAAGGCAAAGACTGAGCCGGTATAGAGCTGACTGCTTGAACGAAGAAGTTTTGACTGAATTCGGGTTTAAATTTATCTGTAGAATAATGGTGATGTATTCCGTTGGCAAACCATACTTGTTTCAGATATTTTTCCAAAGCTTTGAAATCTTTACTGTTTCTGTCTCCCTTATATTGGATATAAACGGCCTCAAGAGTCCGACGGATAGCCAGATTCCATTTTCCGTTTTGATCATATAAAATATCTCGTCCTTGTAATGCGGCTTGAGAAAGATAATAGACTAATTCTTTTTGTTTAGGTGTCAAGTCTTCAAATCCTGGAACTTTATAACGAAGTATTTCCAGATCTGCAAATTTTTCAACCGAATAGAAATTTTTTTCAGCTGCCGATATTTCGACAGATGTTGAAAATGTAGCTGCGGCTATTATCATACAAATAGTTTTTTTCATTGTCATTTTGTTTGGTCTGTGTTTCAATGTATATGCAAAAGTACAATCTTCAGGCTAAAGAAAAAAGTTTTGTCGGTAAAACTCCAAAAGCTTAGGCAATTTTAGAGAATATTATTTTATTAGCTTTGGACATTTATCATTATTTTTTAATTGTGAGTTTTCAATGAGCTATTTTACAGCTTTTATTTTTATTTGATCTGGAATTTTTTAAGTAAAATTTGAGATAGAAACTTGTTTATTTCTGATTAAAGGGTATTTTGTGTTATAAATCGTAGTCGGGTTATATTCAAATATTATTCGAAAATTATAGAAAATGTTGTATATTTATTCAATTCGGACGATATTTCTACTTTTCCTCCATAATAAGACAATATTTTTAAAGAGAGGCTTAGCCCTATTCCGTATCCGGGATATTCCCGAGCATTGGATGCTCTGTAAAAAGACTGGAAGATATGGTTGATCTCTTCTTGTGGTATACCGATACCATGATCGGTTATTTCTATTATTTTTTTTGAAGAATCATAGAATAGACGTATCTGTACGGTTTTATTTCCCGAATATTTACAAGCATTATCAATAATATTCCGGAGAGCTATTTCCAGCAATTCAGAATTTGCTTCGACTGTTATATCGTAACATTTTTCGTTAAGTAGAAGTTGTATGCGGTCATTATTTTTGAAACGTTCTTTTAACCAGTATCCTAAGAAAATCAATTCTGATGGGCGCATTTGCATCT contains:
- a CDS encoding glycosyltransferase family 2 protein, with amino-acid sequence MKYTVDDIDIYIMTHNRADYLMLSIESLLNQSAGVSKITVLDNESTDNTLSAVERFSSRGVRYIRTKGFLGNFKKAQEIASGKYVMLFHDDDILHPLYLELALQVLNEKDDISLITTRYTEFFDDDFPGMPESIVPDYYYFEKQKDFASHMYFLERIAYATALYRTVDFKKTAIEYEKFNKFNDWPFLVKMSGYGNTVLFDDPSLFYIRRHKGQDTWTSTNTPSVQQIINWDKFFYNKVGAWNVFSKVHYIFACWFTHFLFGKYDSFLSPQDRERYSKEELLKLARKRGINTWGSCIYCKYRCKNKTQCKRQDFIRQLILKGKTKLEA
- a CDS encoding nitroreductase family protein; protein product: MLFEELKQRRTIRKYTGEDIPEKLLNELIETACRVSTTGNMQLYSVIITRDKEMKEKLAPAHFNQPTVTSAPVVLTFCADFNRFIKWCDWRDAQQGYDNFQSFFTAAIDALIFAQQFCTVAELAGLGICYLGTTTYNAPQIIETLQLPKYVIPVTTITVGYPSEIPEQVERLPLEAIIHQEKYKDYTREDIDRLYRDKENLAANLKFIKENNKKTLAQVFTDVRYKKEDNEYFSEVFLKIIKEQGFRF
- a CDS encoding adenosylcobalamin-dependent ribonucleoside-diphosphate reductase, producing MEPKNYTYDEAFEASLKYFKGDELAARVWVNKYALKDSYGNIYEKNPDEMHFRLASEIARIEKKYPNPLTEEQLMGLFRDFRYIVPQGSPMSGIGNNFQIGSLSNCFVIGMDGSADSYGGIIKIDEEQVQLMKRRGGVGHDLSHIRPKGSPVKNSALTSTGLVPFMERYSNSTREVAQDGRRGALMLSVSIKHPDSEAFIDAKMTEGKVTGANVSVKISDDFMKAAIAGEPFVQQYPIEGENPKVTKEVDAQVIWKKIVHNAWKSAEPGVLFWDTITRESVPDCYADLGFKTVSTNPCGEIPLCPYDSCRLLAVNLYSYVVNPFTDKAYFDFDLFKQHIMLAQRIMDDIIDLEMEKIDKILDKVKSDPESDEVKQTELHLWEKIRSKTLKGRRTGVGTTAEGDMLAALGLQYGTEKATEFSEQVHKTLALAAYRSSVQMAKERGAFEIFDAKREEKNPFILRLKDADPELYSDMVKYGRRNIACLTIAPTGTTSLMTQTTSGIEPVFMPVYRRRRKVNPNDPEVRIDFVDESGDAYEEYVVFHHKFITWMQTNGYEVRSNYTQEEIDELVSKSPYYKATSNDVDWLQKVRMQGRVQKWVDHSISVTINLPSDVTEELVGQLYVEAWKSGCKGCTVYRDGSRAGVLLATKKEEKKAPVHLDPKRPIELDADVVRFQNNKDKWIAFIGLKDGNPYEIFTGLADDEEGILLPKNITKGKIIKAIDEEGNKRYDFQYRNKRGYKTTIEGLSDKFNPEYWNYAKLISGVLRYGMPIDQVLKLVSTLELDSQSINTWKNGVERALKKYLPNGTKASGQTCPNCGQETLIYQEGCLICTSCGTSKCG
- a CDS encoding 4-alpha-glucanotransferase; this translates as MKIVFKIEYRTRWGQELYVTGSHSSLGNFEEEKAVPMRYEGDGIWSLTLNLQSASSGFDYHYLVKEYGQSYDKEWGEPRTFIPSELNHTYYLYDVWQNMPADSSFYSSAFNKVILARHRTGSDVLPSYSTAVTLQIYAPSIRPDEVVALTGTMMSEAWSIKDAIIMDDTRFPLWEAVLDASSLKHPVEYKFLVMKKDSRNVVAWESGNNRVLEIPHLGPGENIVFSGFKWNLPLPDWRGVGVAIPVFSLRSEESWGIGEFLDLKKMVDWAVQTGQRFIQVLPVNDTTMTHTWLDSYPYRANSIFALHPAYLRVTAIDRLKDNDSMVAYEKLAAELNVLPEIDYERVTLMKWEYLKAVFLQSGKKTLNSSGFKEFFKANREWLEPYAAYCCLRDIYETPDFRKWKMYSVFNPDDIAEFCACGNIYYDKVSFYYFVQYHLHIQLLEVRDYAHAKGIVLKGDIPIGVSRDSVDAWSHPELFYMDSQAGAPPDDFSVEGQNWGFPTYNWDEMAKDGYTWWKARFRKMAEYFDAYRIDHILGFFRIWEIPESAIQGVLGHFNPAIPFSIEELQSYGFYFEEHRHAHPYIREYMLQSLFGEYAGEVIHDYLLECGYGIYALSLDFNTQRKIENHFCGKSDEKSLKIKSGLFALTDEILFVEDPYQKRKYHPCISARQTYSYKSLTDYERWCYDRLYVDFFYHRQDAFWKNEAMKKLPPLISSTGMLVCGEDLGMIPQSVPEVMNALQILSLEIQRMPKDPDKEFGDVANYPYLSVCTTSTHDMSGIRAWWEEDRSKTQRYYNCILQEQGEAPYYCEPWICEKILAMHMHSPSMLAIIPLQDWFSIDGNIRRNNPVEERINVPANPRNYWRYRMHITIEDLLKNSDFNERIFELVRSGGRE